In Alkalihalobacterium alkalinitrilicum, a genomic segment contains:
- a CDS encoding helix-turn-helix domain-containing protein: MNLKEKELILEALKQGNGNKTTASKILGISRTWLYSKMKKYNIEV; the protein is encoded by the coding sequence GTGAATCTAAAAGAGAAAGAATTAATCTTGGAAGCATTAAAACAAGGAAATGGAAATAAAACTACCGCCAGCAAAATCCTGGGAATCAGCCGGACCTGGCTATATTCAAAAATGAAAAAATATAATATTGAGGTTTGA
- a CDS encoding IS91 family transposase, protein MKKQGIVKQILKDHFDGFWKLHNNLFPEKLQKDIQETVEKAMRCGSSDTGYAKYECLGCEGNPDPVVVCFTGKSRFCHRCGKKYTDEWTEKQVECILDVPHRHMVFTVPKELRQVFFKDRKKLNELAKEVAQVFDFWYKKKNKKRQLEVGVITVIHTFGRDLKFNPHIHALVTEGAIDKEKEWVPIDFIPYNYLRKSWQKLLMDLMMKWFPNRADVKQLVDQLYIRYPHGFYVNAEKKMKNAKGAAKYIGRYLARPAIAEYRIEKYHYNSVHFWYEDHQTGKKIDKKVSVYRFIYELIQHIPPKHFRMVGRFGLYSRRKNTQSKKIINVWNFMRTKQIEFLFEQKRRKKTYRQRMMEAFETDPLQCPHCKGKMDLVGIWHSEYGWVYHYMDEIEMIKHWRRRRDEREKAG, encoded by the coding sequence GTGAAGAAGCAAGGTATTGTTAAACAAATTTTGAAGGATCACTTTGATGGATTTTGGAAGCTACACAATAACTTATTTCCAGAAAAACTACAAAAGGATATTCAAGAAACAGTGGAAAAAGCGATGCGTTGTGGATCTAGTGATACGGGATATGCAAAGTACGAGTGTTTAGGGTGTGAAGGGAATCCAGACCCTGTTGTCGTATGTTTTACAGGTAAGAGTCGTTTTTGTCACAGGTGTGGAAAGAAATATACAGATGAATGGACCGAAAAACAAGTGGAATGTATATTAGATGTCCCTCATCGTCATATGGTGTTCACTGTACCAAAAGAGCTTCGCCAGGTGTTCTTTAAAGATCGTAAAAAATTAAATGAGTTAGCTAAAGAAGTAGCACAAGTATTTGATTTTTGGTATAAGAAGAAAAATAAGAAAAGACAGTTAGAAGTTGGTGTCATAACTGTTATTCACACATTCGGAAGAGACCTGAAATTTAACCCACATATTCATGCATTGGTTACTGAGGGCGCAATTGATAAGGAGAAGGAATGGGTTCCAATTGATTTCATTCCTTATAATTATTTGAGAAAGTCTTGGCAAAAATTATTGATGGATTTAATGATGAAATGGTTTCCAAATCGAGCCGATGTTAAACAGTTAGTTGATCAGCTATACATACGGTACCCTCATGGCTTTTATGTGAATGCAGAAAAAAAGATGAAGAATGCGAAAGGAGCTGCCAAATATATCGGGAGATATTTAGCTAGACCAGCGATTGCCGAATATCGAATTGAAAAGTATCACTATAACTCTGTTCACTTTTGGTACGAAGATCATCAGACTGGCAAAAAGATCGATAAAAAAGTGTCTGTTTATCGGTTTATTTATGAGCTCATTCAACATATACCACCAAAACATTTTCGAATGGTAGGACGGTTTGGTCTGTACAGCCGTCGAAAAAATACGCAGTCAAAAAAGATTATAAATGTGTGGAACTTTATGCGTACGAAACAGATTGAATTTCTCTTTGAACAAAAGAGAAGAAAGAAAACATACCGTCAACGAATGATGGAAGCTTTTGAAACTGATCCTCTTCAATGTCCGCACTGTAAAGGGAAAATGGATCTAGTAGGAATATGGCATTCGGAGTATGGCTGGGTCTATCATTATATGGACGAAATTGAAATGATCAAACATTGGAGGAGAAGAAGGGATGAGCGAGAAAAAGCAGGATAA
- a CDS encoding phage integrase SAM-like domain-containing protein, whose product MPHLKLEPFDDYFDKWVNLYKSKLSGSTKYNYQYTSKAIKSHFGNTPFQKVNRHDYQLFLNKFGSTKSPETVEKVHSHIRSCVQDAMEEEIVRHDFTRKSQLTWTVQSKKPIDKHLNFNESQVLLNTLYKKLDDGLAYYLINRGERKKFCVNGYTFQ is encoded by the coding sequence TTGCCACATTTAAAGCTAGAGCCATTTGATGACTATTTTGATAAGTGGGTAAATCTTTATAAGTCCAAATTAAGTGGCTCAACAAAGTATAATTATCAATATACTTCAAAAGCAATTAAGAGTCATTTTGGAAATACTCCTTTCCAGAAGGTTAATCGCCATGATTACCAATTATTCTTAAATAAATTTGGTTCTACTAAGTCTCCAGAAACCGTAGAAAAAGTTCATTCACATATTCGATCTTGTGTTCAAGATGCTATGGAAGAGGAAATTGTAAGGCACGATTTCACTAGGAAGTCCCAGTTAACTTGGACAGTACAATCTAAAAAACCTATTGATAAACATCTAAACTTTAATGAAAGTCAAGTTTTACTTAATACACTTTATAAAAAACTTGATGATGGGTTAGCTTATTATCTAATTAACCGGGGAGAGCGTAAGAAGTTTTGTGTAAATGGTTATACTTTCCAATAA